One genomic segment of Rivularia sp. PCC 7116 includes these proteins:
- a CDS encoding leucine-rich repeat domain-containing protein, protein MSNYREIDWDEFQKDVKQAKRLHHETFSLIGYGLTEIPTEVFEIESLRELDLRFNRIQYISPEISKLINLRCLDMENKLIETLPETFAQLTNLDELYLETNKLISIPSAIFKLKNLTCLELESNQIQELPSNICQLKKLEWLGLDDNKLKELPEELFRLTNLKVLYLDDNELKEISNSVCNLINLEEITLYDNPIKKIPDCISEIVEFNNL, encoded by the coding sequence ATGAGTAATTATCGTGAAATAGACTGGGATGAGTTTCAAAAAGATGTCAAGCAAGCTAAAAGATTACATCATGAAACTTTTTCCTTAATTGGCTATGGTTTAACAGAAATACCAACTGAGGTTTTTGAGATAGAATCTTTACGGGAACTAGATTTAAGATTTAATCGCATTCAATATATTTCACCCGAAATATCTAAACTAATTAATTTACGCTGTTTAGATATGGAAAACAAATTAATCGAAACTCTTCCTGAAACTTTTGCTCAACTTACGAATTTAGATGAGCTTTATTTAGAAACTAATAAATTAATCTCCATCCCTTCAGCTATTTTTAAACTAAAAAATTTAACTTGTTTAGAGTTAGAATCTAATCAGATACAAGAGCTTCCATCGAATATATGTCAGTTAAAAAAACTAGAATGGCTTGGTTTAGACGATAATAAATTAAAAGAGCTACCAGAAGAACTTTTTAGGCTTACTAATTTAAAAGTTCTCTATTTAGATGATAATGAATTAAAAGAAATTTCAAATTCTGTTTGTAACCTAATTAATTTAGAAGAAATTACTTTATATGATAATCCAATCAAAAAAATTCCTGATTGCATTTCTGAAATAGTAGAATTCAATAATTTGTAG
- a CDS encoding iron ABC transporter permease — MGYKYKYLNDKLFNKKDVKLINSVILISSLIVVFLLDLAFGSVQIPIQQVIMILLGGESEKATWTTIILKFRLPKALTATLAGAALGVSGLEMQTLFKNPLAGPFVLGISSGASLGVALIVLATNTTGIGLLLIKLGIIDDLSLVIAACLGAALVLGTVLFISHRVPDSMTLLILGLLFGYATSAIVSILLHFSENNQIQSYLQWTFGSFGGVTWRQMVILAPVILLGLTMALLLSKPLNVMLLGESQAQTLGLAVQQTRFWIIASASILAGAITAFCGPIGFLGVVVPHLCRNLFKTVNHKILIPVVAVMGAILALIADLVSQLPGSETVLPLNSVTALIGTPVVMWVILHRRSRFS; from the coding sequence ATGGGGTATAAATATAAGTATTTGAACGACAAGCTTTTCAATAAAAAAGATGTCAAGCTTATTAATTCTGTAATTTTAATTAGTAGTTTAATCGTCGTATTTTTATTAGATTTAGCTTTCGGTTCGGTTCAGATTCCGATTCAACAAGTGATTATGATTCTGTTGGGAGGAGAATCGGAAAAAGCGACTTGGACTACTATTATTCTCAAATTTCGTTTACCAAAAGCTTTAACCGCGACTTTAGCTGGTGCTGCTTTAGGTGTAAGTGGTTTAGAAATGCAAACGCTTTTTAAAAACCCGCTTGCTGGGCCATTTGTATTAGGAATTAGTTCCGGTGCTTCTTTAGGGGTTGCGCTAATAGTACTCGCAACAAACACTACTGGTATAGGTTTATTACTGATTAAATTAGGAATAATCGACGATTTAAGTTTAGTTATAGCAGCTTGTTTGGGTGCAGCATTAGTGTTAGGAACGGTCTTATTTATATCTCATCGCGTACCCGATTCCATGACGCTACTAATTTTGGGATTACTATTTGGTTATGCAACTAGTGCTATTGTGAGTATTTTGCTGCATTTTAGTGAAAATAATCAAATCCAATCATATTTACAGTGGACTTTTGGCAGTTTTGGGGGTGTCACTTGGCGACAAATGGTAATTTTAGCACCCGTAATACTGTTAGGATTAACAATGGCTTTGCTATTATCAAAACCCCTGAATGTAATGCTTTTGGGTGAATCTCAAGCTCAAACTTTGGGTTTAGCAGTACAACAAACAAGATTCTGGATTATCGCCAGCGCTTCAATTTTAGCAGGTGCGATTACAGCTTTTTGCGGTCCTATTGGATTTTTAGGTGTTGTGGTTCCCCACCTCTGTCGCAATTTATTTAAAACTGTAAACCATAAAATATTAATTCCCGTCGTTGCTGTGATGGGTGCAATTTTGGCTTTGATAGCAGATTTGGTATCCCAGTTACCAGGAAGCGAAACTGTTTTACCTTTAAATTCGGTTACTGCTTTGATTGGTACTCCAGTTGTGATGTGGGTGATTTTACATCGTCGTTCCCGATTTTCTTGA
- a CDS encoding ABC transporter substrate-binding protein: MKLLSFFFQVACVALLIIACNSNSVPPEVSSIYNKSCVQDYNSNTDYFPQKATIKYATGFSVEYKNNYKIVTVKNPWKDAKTSFKYVLVECGTPAPAGFKETQVITIPINTVASLSTTHLPHLAKLEVVDKLVGVSNHKKVNTSEVVEKIKAGKIAELGNNVNVERLLELNPDLVTTFGTGNPQTDSHPKLLEAGLKVAINAEYMENTPLGRAEWLKFTSTFFNKEDIAEKEFGEIASKYQEIATKTKTIKKRPKVFTGFNFKGTWYVPGCQSYAAKYLADAGAELLCSENYSGSTPSSFEDVFERAATADYWLNVSQSWQSLKDVITADSRYSDFQAVKKGNIFNNNARLNGNGGNDYWEAGISNPDVILNDLIKIFHPELLPNHQLFFYQKLS, from the coding sequence ATGAAATTATTATCATTTTTTTTTCAGGTTGCATGTGTAGCATTGTTAATTATTGCTTGTAACAGTAATTCAGTTCCTCCAGAAGTCTCATCTATTTATAATAAAAGTTGCGTTCAAGATTATAATTCAAATACAGACTATTTTCCTCAAAAAGCTACTATCAAATATGCCACGGGTTTTTCTGTAGAATATAAAAATAACTATAAAATCGTAACGGTAAAAAATCCTTGGAAAGATGCAAAAACCAGTTTTAAATATGTTTTAGTTGAATGCGGTACACCAGCACCGGCAGGTTTTAAAGAAACTCAGGTAATTACAATACCCATAAATACAGTCGCATCTCTTTCTACTACTCATTTACCCCATTTAGCAAAATTAGAAGTAGTAGATAAACTCGTCGGTGTCAGCAATCATAAAAAAGTCAATACATCAGAAGTTGTTGAGAAAATAAAAGCCGGTAAAATTGCTGAATTAGGCAATAATGTAAATGTAGAAAGATTGTTAGAACTCAATCCCGATTTAGTCACTACTTTTGGAACGGGAAATCCACAAACAGATAGCCATCCTAAATTATTAGAAGCAGGATTAAAAGTCGCGATAAATGCTGAATACATGGAAAATACACCATTAGGACGTGCAGAATGGTTAAAGTTTACATCTACGTTTTTTAATAAAGAAGATATTGCTGAAAAAGAATTTGGTGAAATAGCTAGTAAATATCAGGAAATTGCTACCAAAACTAAAACTATCAAAAAACGTCCAAAAGTATTTACGGGATTCAATTTTAAAGGAACTTGGTATGTTCCGGGATGTCAAAGTTATGCAGCCAAATATTTAGCTGATGCTGGTGCAGAATTACTTTGTAGTGAAAATTATTCTGGTAGTACACCTTCGTCTTTTGAAGATGTTTTTGAACGTGCTGCTACAGCGGATTACTGGTTAAATGTCAGTCAATCTTGGCAAAGTTTAAAAGATGTAATTACAGCAGATAGTCGTTATAGTGATTTTCAAGCAGTAAAAAAAGGTAATATTTTTAATAATAATGCTCGTTTAAATGGAAATGGAGGTAATGACTATTGGGAAGCTGGAATCAGCAATCCAGATGTAATATTAAATGATTTAATAAAGATTTTTCATCCAGAATTATTACCGAATCATCAATTATTTTTTTATCAGAAGCTGAGTTAA
- a CDS encoding energy-coupling factor ABC transporter permease, which yields MAIRKNLKRLNLLGIALTSLYLVVGVPKPAYAMHVMEGFLPVGWATFWWAVSLPFMILGFISLTRITKEKPQLKLLLGLAGAFAFVLSALKIPSVTGSCSHPTGTGLGAVLFGPLAMSVLGTLVLLFQALLLAHGGLTTLGANAFSMAIAGPFAAFWIYRLTMKISGNQRLAIFLAAALANLLTYIITSGQLALAFPAEVGGVMASFTKFAGIFAITQIPLAISEGLLTVLVWNWLQSYNPQELELLNLIKREHQNETIKSV from the coding sequence ATGGCAATCCGAAAAAATCTCAAACGGCTGAATTTATTAGGAATTGCATTAACAAGCTTATATTTGGTAGTTGGTGTACCAAAACCTGCTTATGCAATGCATGTAATGGAAGGTTTTTTACCAGTTGGTTGGGCTACTTTTTGGTGGGCTGTTTCTTTACCTTTCATGATTTTGGGATTTATATCCCTAACTCGCATCACTAAAGAAAAACCTCAGCTTAAATTGCTTTTGGGTTTAGCTGGTGCTTTTGCTTTCGTGCTGTCGGCTTTGAAAATTCCTTCGGTAACCGGTAGCTGTTCCCATCCTACGGGTACCGGTTTAGGTGCGGTATTATTTGGTCCTTTGGCGATGTCGGTTTTGGGGACTTTGGTACTGTTGTTTCAGGCTCTATTGCTGGCACACGGGGGCTTAACAACATTGGGCGCTAATGCTTTCTCGATGGCGATCGCCGGACCATTTGCGGCTTTTTGGATTTATCGGTTAACGATGAAAATATCTGGTAATCAAAGGTTAGCGATATTTTTAGCGGCAGCTTTAGCAAATTTATTAACTTATATTATTACTTCGGGACAATTAGCTTTGGCTTTCCCCGCTGAAGTTGGTGGGGTGATGGCTTCGTTTACTAAATTTGCGGGAATTTTTGCTATTACTCAAATTCCTTTGGCAATTAGTGAAGGTTTGCTGACAGTATTGGTGTGGAATTGGCTGCAATCTTACAATCCACAAGAATTAGAATTATTGAATTTAATCAAGCGGGAGCATCAAAATGAGACAATCAAGTCAGTCTAA
- a CDS encoding energy-coupling factor ABC transporter substrate-binding protein yields the protein MRQSSQSNNGWNNWLLISAVIVLAVAPIIFVRDAEFGGADGEAEEEITKIQPEYKPWFSPIFEPPSGEIESLLFSSQAALGAGLIGYAVGLYKGRSEKPRREE from the coding sequence ATGAGACAATCAAGTCAGTCTAATAACGGTTGGAATAATTGGCTGTTGATATCAGCAGTTATTGTTTTAGCAGTTGCACCAATTATATTTGTACGCGATGCAGAATTTGGTGGTGCTGATGGTGAAGCTGAAGAAGAAATCACCAAGATTCAACCAGAATATAAACCTTGGTTTTCTCCTATTTTTGAACCCCCTAGCGGTGAAATTGAAAGTCTATTATTTTCCTCTCAAGCTGCTTTAGGTGCGGGATTAATTGGTTACGCAGTTGGTTTATATAAAGGACGTAGTGAAAAGCCAAGACGTGAAGAATGA
- the cbiQ gene encoding cobalt ECF transporter T component CbiQ, with the protein MSLKLDTLAYTNRLRGLPPEHKLIFAIVTLLISLAAHPPVQIIIALWMGIWTVIYAKIPAGIYIRILAVASFFWLTSLPALVINGVSVADISRVQNDSWQGLDLGFYYIYISRGGFYQALTIFTRAFASVSCLYFLMLTVPFTEVLETLRRFKFPTLLIELLLLMYRFIFILWNTATDLSIAQKSRLGYRDFRTSIKSLALLVGQLLKRTLQKYSQFSLGLEARGMNGEFRVYAPRRYRSSKRYILEALIGCVILISLEWWLNAGIFAGI; encoded by the coding sequence ATGAGCTTAAAACTCGATACTTTAGCTTACACTAATCGATTGCGAGGATTACCACCAGAACATAAATTAATCTTCGCAATCGTTACTTTGTTAATTTCCCTTGCTGCCCATCCACCAGTACAAATTATTATCGCGTTGTGGATGGGTATTTGGACTGTGATTTACGCTAAAATTCCTGCTGGTATTTATATCAGAATATTGGCAGTTGCTAGTTTTTTTTGGCTGACTAGTTTACCTGCTTTAGTTATTAACGGTGTTTCGGTTGCAGATATTTCCAGAGTACAAAATGATTCTTGGCAGGGTTTAGATTTAGGATTTTATTATATATATATTAGTCGTGGTGGTTTCTATCAAGCTTTAACTATATTCACTAGAGCTTTTGCTTCTGTTTCTTGCTTATATTTTTTAATGTTAACCGTTCCGTTTACGGAAGTACTAGAGACATTGCGCCGATTCAAATTTCCGACATTGCTAATCGAATTATTATTATTAATGTATCGGTTCATTTTCATTTTGTGGAATACAGCAACCGATTTATCAATTGCTCAAAAATCTCGTCTTGGCTACCGCGATTTTCGTACTAGCATCAAAAGTTTAGCACTATTAGTAGGACAGCTTTTAAAAAGAACCCTGCAAAAATACAGTCAGTTTTCTTTGGGATTAGAAGCACGAGGAATGAATGGAGAATTTCGGGTTTATGCTCCCCGTCGCTATCGTTCATCAAAACGCTATATTTTAGAAGCATTAATCGGTTGTGTAATTTTAATCAGTTTAGAATGGTGGCTGAATGCAGGAATATTTGCTGGAATTTGA
- a CDS encoding energy-coupling factor ABC transporter ATP-binding protein, producing MQEYLLEFDQVYYTYPGARESSLNGLTLNIPSRKKCALIGQNGCGKTTLFLLANGLYKPNRGIVRWNGKPLRYDRKYLNNLRQEVGLIFQDPEQQLVASTIEEDISYGLCNLNLPPQEIQARVEEILAELRLEELAQRPVHHLSLGQKKRVSIADVMVLRPKLLLLDEPTAYLDIKHTRQLIKTLEKIHQDGTTLLMSTHDLDLVYRWADWIFVMDKGQLIFEGKPEDVFAQGKLLEDLDLGLPLIYQLLFDESLSAQEKAVVEKLRERISKV from the coding sequence ATGCAGGAATATTTGCTGGAATTTGACCAAGTATATTACACTTATCCCGGCGCTAGAGAATCTTCACTCAACGGTTTAACTTTAAATATCCCATCTAGAAAAAAATGCGCTCTTATCGGTCAGAATGGTTGCGGTAAAACTACATTATTTTTACTAGCAAATGGCTTATATAAGCCTAATCGCGGAATTGTTCGCTGGAACGGAAAACCGTTACGCTACGACCGCAAATATTTAAATAACTTACGTCAAGAAGTCGGGCTAATATTTCAAGATCCAGAACAACAATTAGTTGCTTCTACAATTGAAGAAGATATTTCTTATGGTTTATGTAATTTGAATTTACCTCCTCAAGAAATTCAAGCCAGAGTTGAAGAAATATTAGCAGAATTAAGGTTAGAAGAACTAGCCCAAAGACCAGTACATCATCTCAGCTTGGGACAAAAAAAACGAGTTTCCATCGCAGACGTAATGGTACTCCGACCCAAATTATTACTGTTAGACGAACCCACTGCATATTTAGATATCAAACATACCCGTCAACTAATCAAAACCCTTGAAAAAATTCATCAAGACGGCACAACTTTATTAATGTCCACCCACGACTTAGACTTAGTTTACCGCTGGGCTGACTGGATATTTGTCATGGATAAAGGACAGTTGATTTTTGAAGGGAAACCAGAAGATGTATTCGCTCAAGGGAAACTTTTGGAAGATTTGGATTTAGGATTACCGTTGATATATCAGCTCCTATTTGATGAGAGTTTATCTGCCCAAGAAAAAGCTGTGGTGGAAAAATTACGAGAACGGATTTCAAAGGTGTAG
- a CDS encoding CAP domain-containing protein, translated as MLKNTRVKSSLTKVLPFFGGVVLTTAAILGGSLVTYSSSDSVSDSLITLSPKPVNAASDVAAMEKSVHRQINQYRKKQGLKPLKLNSKISKIARQHSKKMADKQVAFGHNGVSSRYNKISKVVEYRGVAENVAYNMGYDNPGKNAVKGWIKSSGHRRNIKGKYQVTGIGVAKNSEGEYYFTQLFVNPQ; from the coding sequence ATGTTGAAGAATACTCGAGTAAAGTCTAGTTTGACAAAAGTATTGCCATTTTTTGGAGGAGTTGTTTTAACAACAGCAGCAATATTGGGTGGTAGCCTGGTAACTTATTCAAGCTCTGATAGTGTTTCCGATTCTTTAATTACATTAAGTCCAAAACCTGTAAATGCAGCTTCCGATGTAGCTGCGATGGAAAAATCGGTGCATCGACAAATTAATCAATACCGCAAAAAGCAAGGTTTAAAACCCCTGAAACTGAACAGTAAAATCAGTAAAATTGCCAGACAGCACAGTAAAAAAATGGCTGATAAGCAGGTGGCTTTCGGACATAATGGTGTAAGTTCTCGCTACAATAAAATTTCCAAGGTTGTTGAATATCGCGGTGTAGCGGAAAACGTAGCTTACAATATGGGTTACGATAATCCTGGAAAAAATGCTGTCAAGGGTTGGATTAAAAGTTCTGGTCATCGTCGCAATATAAAAGGTAAATATCAGGTAACTGGTATTGGTGTTGCGAAGAACTCTGAGGGTGAATATTATTTCACGCAGCTTTTTGTTAATCCGCAGTAG
- the purT gene encoding formate-dependent phosphoribosylglycinamide formyltransferase: MKKALKLPQKIMLLGSGELGKEFVIAAQRLGNFVIAVDRYENAPAMQVADCCEVISMLSADDLEAIVNKYQPDFIVPEIEAIRTEKLAEFEQRSITVIPTAAATNYTMNRDRIRELAHTELGVRTAKYGYASSLDELIDISNEIGFPNVVKPVMSSSGKGQSIVKSKEDVEKAWDYACSGSRGDSQRVIIEEFIDFEIEITLLTIKQWDAPTIFCSPIGHRQERGDYQESWQPAGISQEMTLKAQEIAKQVTDALGGAGIFGVEFFITKDEVIFSELSPRPHDTGMVTLISQNLNEFELHLRAILGLPIPNIEQFKPSASAVILAEDKSDSINYIGVAEALLEKDVDIKLFGKPSAHKYRRMGVALAKADNVQEARGKAKIAADKINLA; this comes from the coding sequence ATGAAAAAAGCTCTAAAATTACCACAAAAAATCATGCTCCTCGGTTCCGGAGAACTGGGGAAAGAATTTGTAATAGCCGCTCAAAGATTAGGAAATTTTGTTATTGCTGTTGACCGATATGAAAATGCTCCAGCAATGCAGGTTGCCGATTGTTGTGAAGTAATTTCTATGTTGAGCGCCGACGATTTAGAAGCGATTGTCAACAAATATCAACCAGATTTTATTGTACCAGAAATTGAAGCTATAAGAACTGAAAAGCTGGCAGAATTTGAGCAGCGCAGTATTACTGTAATTCCCACTGCTGCTGCAACTAACTATACAATGAACCGCGATAGAATCCGAGAATTAGCGCATACCGAGTTAGGTGTTAGAACTGCAAAATATGGTTATGCTTCGTCTTTAGATGAGTTAATAGATATTAGTAATGAAATTGGTTTTCCCAATGTAGTCAAACCAGTTATGTCATCTTCCGGTAAAGGACAATCAATTGTTAAAAGTAAAGAAGATGTAGAAAAAGCTTGGGATTATGCTTGTTCTGGTTCTCGTGGCGATAGTCAGCGAGTAATTATTGAAGAATTTATCGACTTTGAAATTGAAATTACTTTATTAACTATCAAACAGTGGGACGCTCCGACTATTTTCTGTTCTCCTATTGGTCATCGTCAAGAAAGAGGTGATTATCAAGAATCTTGGCAGCCAGCAGGAATTTCTCAAGAAATGACGTTAAAAGCTCAAGAAATTGCCAAACAAGTAACCGATGCTTTGGGAGGTGCGGGAATATTTGGTGTAGAATTTTTTATTACTAAAGATGAGGTAATATTTTCCGAGCTTTCACCCAGACCACATGATACCGGAATGGTAACTTTAATATCGCAAAATTTGAACGAATTTGAACTACATTTAAGAGCAATTTTAGGATTACCAATTCCTAACATAGAACAGTTTAAACCTTCAGCAAGCGCTGTAATTTTAGCTGAAGATAAATCAGATTCTATTAATTATATTGGTGTTGCAGAAGCACTTTTAGAAAAAGATGTTGACATCAAATTATTTGGTAAACCCAGCGCTCATAAATATCGACGTATGGGAGTTGCTTTAGCGAAAGCAGATAACGTCCAAGAAGCAAGGGGAAAAGCTAAGATTGCTGCTGACAAAATTAATTTAGCTTAA
- a CDS encoding alpha/beta fold hydrolase yields MDEYFSTINLSQLKDTNTLNLFQDIQTIPINTPINSQAITTSFIHQVNSGIPILLLHGFESSLLEFRLLIPLLAAEKETWAVDLLGFGFTQRLNNINYSPTTIKTHLYHFWKTQINQPVILVGASMGGATAIDFTLDYPDSVHQLVLINSVGYSGSFPQGRFLFPPVDYWAVEYWKQRKLQALFFGEIFGNLTAAEITSLQCATLHLNMPNWHEATISFTKSGGYSEIAPRIKEISKPTLILWGEEDETLPIADASQFQRDIAQSRLICLKCGHTPQLEQAEVVAEWILNSNFINF; encoded by the coding sequence ATGGATGAATATTTTTCGACAATCAACTTATCGCAGCTTAAGGATACTAATACGTTAAATCTATTCCAAGATATCCAAACTATTCCTATCAATACACCCATAAACTCTCAAGCAATCACAACATCTTTCATTCATCAAGTTAACAGCGGAATACCAATTTTACTATTACACGGTTTTGAAAGCTCTCTACTCGAATTCCGCTTACTTATACCATTACTCGCAGCAGAAAAAGAAACTTGGGCTGTTGATTTACTCGGTTTCGGTTTTACTCAAAGACTAAACAATATTAACTATTCTCCAACCACAATCAAAACTCACCTTTACCACTTTTGGAAAACGCAAATTAATCAACCAGTAATTTTAGTAGGTGCTTCAATGGGAGGAGCAACCGCTATTGATTTTACGCTTGATTATCCAGATTCGGTTCATCAACTGGTTTTAATTAACAGCGTTGGTTATTCCGGTAGCTTCCCTCAAGGACGATTTTTGTTTCCTCCTGTTGATTATTGGGCTGTTGAATATTGGAAACAACGTAAATTACAAGCACTATTCTTTGGAGAAATTTTTGGTAATTTAACAGCAGCCGAAATTACATCCTTGCAATGTGCAACTTTACATTTGAATATGCCTAATTGGCATGAAGCTACTATTAGTTTTACTAAAAGTGGTGGCTATAGCGAGATAGCACCACGAATTAAAGAAATTTCCAAACCAACCTTGATTTTGTGGGGAGAAGAAGACGAAACTTTACCCATCGCAGATGCCTCTCAATTTCAGCGAGATATCGCGCAGAGTCGATTGATTTGCTTGAAATGCGGACATACTCCACAATTGGAACAAGCGGAAGTGGTGGCTGAATGGATTCTAAATTCAAATTTCATAAATTTTTAA
- a CDS encoding KGK domain-containing protein, with amino-acid sequence MESQFKSLSCNDDDVLSYNGSLVKFSQFKQQLENELWQKVNYLLTKENDGFTSKERIYELVNTSFGYCNISVTLSSPEEGNDCEILRLGATSWQKGKIRTKSSIDFFPNEKDSSKIAKIQINLEFLPEKHEVQQPQFSFDGMMYAA; translated from the coding sequence ATGGAAAGTCAATTTAAATCTTTGAGTTGTAATGATGACGATGTTTTATCATACAATGGCAGCCTAGTTAAATTTAGCCAATTTAAGCAACAGTTAGAAAATGAACTGTGGCAGAAAGTAAACTATCTTCTGACAAAAGAAAATGATGGTTTTACTAGCAAGGAAAGAATATATGAATTAGTTAACACATCTTTTGGTTATTGTAATATTAGCGTCACCTTGTCTTCTCCTGAGGAAGGGAATGATTGCGAGATTCTCAGACTTGGGGCAACAAGTTGGCAGAAAGGAAAAATTAGAACTAAATCATCAATAGATTTCTTTCCTAATGAAAAAGATTCTAGCAAAATAGCAAAAATTCAAATTAACTTAGAATTCTTGCCTGAAAAACATGAAGTTCAACAGCCTCAATTTTCTTTTGATGGCATGATGTATGCGGCATAA